From the genome of Hymenobacter cellulosilyticus, one region includes:
- a CDS encoding DUF7935 family protein, with amino-acid sequence MDTTAYIFDLLKIILPALIVAGSLFYLIQNYLEKEQQRRLIELRLENSKTTLPLRLQAYERVTLLLERITPNNLLVRLSSSGQTASEYHRLLMTEIRAEYEHNLSQQLYMSPETWEQVKQSKENILTMINKAYHALATPQQARGTELAKRVLETLITDEVDPTNQALLAVKREAAGLF; translated from the coding sequence ATGGACACCACCGCGTACATTTTCGATTTGCTCAAAATTATTCTGCCCGCGCTGATTGTCGCCGGCTCCCTGTTTTACCTGATTCAGAACTACCTGGAAAAAGAGCAGCAGCGCCGCCTGATTGAGCTGCGCCTGGAGAATTCCAAAACCACGCTGCCCTTGCGCCTGCAGGCTTATGAGCGGGTAACCCTGCTGCTGGAGCGCATCACGCCCAACAACCTGCTGGTGCGCCTGAGCAGCTCGGGCCAGACGGCTTCCGAGTACCACCGGCTGCTGATGACCGAAATCCGGGCCGAGTACGAGCACAATCTGAGTCAGCAGCTCTATATGAGCCCCGAAACCTGGGAGCAGGTCAAGCAGTCGAAAGAGAATATCCTGACGATGATCAATAAGGCCTACCACGCGTTGGCTACGCCCCAGCAGGCCCGCGGCACCGAACTGGCCAAGCGCGTCCTCGAAACCCTCATCACCGACGAAGTAGACCCCACCAATCAGGCCCTTCTGGCCGTGAAGCGCGAAGCTGCGGGCCTGTTCTAG
- the bshA gene encoding N-acetyl-alpha-D-glucosaminyl L-malate synthase BshA, producing the protein MNIGIVCYPTFGGSGVVATELGKALALKGHRVHFITYSQPVRLDFFNENLFYHEVYIPPYPLFQFPPYELALASKMVDIVQNEKLDVLHVHYAIPHASAAFMAKQILRTKGITVPVITTLHGTDITLVGKDASYEPVVTFSINQSDGVTAVSADLRKETYEYFAIEKDIEVIPNFINLERFKKQNKGHFKAAIAPNGEKLLVHTSNFRSVKRVDDVVNIFAGVRRQIPAKLLLVGDGPDRPRIEKLCREIGFCDDIRFLGKLEAVEEVLSIADLFLMPSEKESFGLAALEAMACEVPVISTNAGGIPELNVHGVTGMLSEIGDVDDMVKNSLYVLEDDNLPRFKDAARARAEEFAVENIVPLYEACYQRAIDAQLAAV; encoded by the coding sequence ATGAATATCGGCATTGTTTGTTACCCTACGTTTGGCGGCTCCGGCGTTGTAGCCACCGAGTTGGGCAAAGCTCTGGCGCTGAAAGGCCACCGCGTGCACTTCATAACCTATAGCCAGCCCGTCCGGCTCGACTTCTTCAACGAGAACCTGTTTTACCACGAGGTTTACATTCCGCCGTATCCACTGTTCCAGTTTCCGCCCTACGAGCTGGCCCTGGCCTCGAAGATGGTGGACATCGTGCAGAATGAGAAGCTCGACGTGCTGCACGTGCACTACGCCATTCCGCACGCCTCAGCAGCTTTCATGGCCAAGCAGATTCTGCGCACCAAGGGCATCACCGTGCCGGTCATTACCACGTTGCACGGCACCGATATTACGCTCGTGGGCAAGGATGCCAGCTACGAGCCGGTCGTGACCTTCAGCATCAACCAATCGGACGGGGTCACGGCCGTGTCGGCCGACTTGCGCAAGGAAACCTACGAGTACTTTGCCATTGAGAAGGACATTGAGGTCATTCCCAACTTCATCAACCTGGAGCGGTTCAAGAAGCAGAACAAGGGGCACTTCAAGGCTGCCATTGCGCCCAACGGCGAAAAGCTGCTAGTGCATACTTCCAACTTCCGCTCGGTAAAGCGCGTCGATGATGTGGTGAACATCTTCGCCGGCGTGCGCCGGCAGATTCCGGCCAAGCTACTGCTCGTGGGCGACGGACCCGACCGGCCCCGCATCGAGAAGCTGTGCCGGGAAATCGGCTTCTGCGACGATATTCGCTTCCTGGGCAAGCTCGAAGCCGTAGAGGAAGTGCTCAGCATCGCCGACCTGTTCTTAATGCCCTCCGAGAAAGAAAGCTTCGGCTTGGCCGCCCTCGAAGCCATGGCCTGCGAAGTGCCGGTTATCAGCACCAATGCCGGCGGCATTCCTGAGCTCAACGTGCACGGCGTAACAGGCATGCTCAGCGAAATCGGCGACGTGGACGACATGGTCAAAAACTCACTCTACGTGCTCGAAGACGACAACCTACCCCGCTTCAAGGATGCCGCCCGCGCCCGCGCCGAGGAGTTTGCCGTTGAGAACATCGTCCCGCTCTACGAAGCCTGCTACCAGCGCGCCATCGACGCCCAGCTAGCAGCGGTATAA
- a CDS encoding glycerol-3-phosphate dehydrogenase/oxidase, producing MLDTESESLFRRDVLLKQLQGQSEWDLLVIGGGATGLGVALDGVSRGYKTLLLEQADFAKGTSSRSTKLVHGGVRYLAQGDVGLVREALYERGLLLQNAPHLVKNQDFIIPNYDWWGGPFYTIGLKVYDILAGKLSLGASRHLSKAETLQRLGNIRPAGLRGGVLYHDGQFDDARLAVNLAQTAIEQGGTVLNHFAVTGLLKNAQGRIRGVTARDQETGRTYAVAAKVVVNATGVFVDDILQLDTPGSRPLVRPSQGVHIVVDKSFLPSEEALMIPKTEDGRVLFAVPWHGRVVLGTTDTPLREHSLEPRALEAEIDFILRTAGQYLTKVPRREDALSVFAGLRPLAAPQGNSDATKEISRSHKILVSKTGLLTITGGKWTTYRRMGQDTVDRAIAEGKLPAALSRTVNLPIHGAQPTTDYGAHLSVYGTDQAALEQLMAQRPALALPLDTALEFTRAEVVWAARAEMARTVEDVLARRVRVLFLDAAAAMRVAPLVAALLAEELGQDAAWQTRQVTEFRELARGYLLTAAPGKEAAPS from the coding sequence ATGCTGGATACAGAATCGGAGTCCTTGTTTCGACGTGACGTGCTGCTGAAGCAGCTACAGGGGCAGTCCGAGTGGGACTTGCTGGTTATCGGGGGCGGGGCTACGGGGCTGGGTGTGGCCCTGGACGGCGTTAGTCGGGGCTACAAGACCTTGCTGCTGGAGCAGGCCGACTTTGCCAAGGGCACCAGCAGCCGCTCGACCAAGCTGGTGCACGGCGGAGTGCGCTACCTGGCCCAGGGCGACGTGGGGCTGGTGCGGGAGGCGCTGTACGAGCGGGGCCTGCTACTGCAAAACGCCCCGCACCTGGTCAAAAACCAGGATTTTATCATTCCCAACTACGACTGGTGGGGCGGGCCGTTTTACACCATCGGTTTGAAGGTGTACGATATACTGGCGGGCAAGCTGAGTTTGGGCGCGTCGCGGCACCTGAGCAAGGCCGAGACGCTGCAGCGGCTGGGCAACATCCGGCCGGCGGGACTGCGGGGCGGAGTGCTTTACCACGACGGACAGTTTGACGACGCCCGGCTGGCCGTGAACCTGGCCCAGACGGCCATTGAGCAGGGCGGCACGGTGCTCAACCATTTCGCCGTAACTGGCCTTCTGAAAAATGCTCAGGGCCGCATAAGGGGCGTAACGGCCCGCGACCAGGAAACCGGCCGAACCTACGCAGTGGCGGCCAAGGTGGTGGTGAATGCTACGGGCGTGTTCGTGGACGACATTCTGCAGCTGGATACGCCCGGTAGCCGGCCCTTGGTGCGGCCTAGTCAGGGCGTGCATATTGTGGTAGACAAGTCGTTTTTGCCCAGCGAAGAGGCCCTGATGATTCCCAAGACCGAGGACGGGCGGGTGCTGTTTGCGGTGCCCTGGCACGGGCGGGTGGTGCTGGGCACTACTGATACTCCGCTGCGGGAGCATAGCCTGGAGCCCCGGGCCCTGGAGGCGGAAATCGACTTTATCTTGCGCACGGCGGGGCAGTACCTGACCAAGGTGCCGCGGCGGGAGGATGCGCTGAGCGTGTTTGCCGGGCTGCGGCCGTTGGCGGCTCCGCAGGGCAACTCGGATGCTACGAAGGAAATATCTCGCAGCCACAAGATTCTGGTGTCAAAAACCGGCTTGCTGACCATTACGGGCGGCAAGTGGACCACCTACCGCCGCATGGGCCAGGACACCGTGGACCGGGCCATTGCCGAAGGCAAGCTTCCGGCCGCGCTTAGCCGCACGGTTAATCTGCCCATTCACGGAGCCCAGCCCACCACTGATTACGGCGCCCACCTCAGCGTATATGGCACCGACCAGGCCGCCTTAGAGCAACTGATGGCTCAGCGGCCCGCGCTGGCTTTGCCCCTGGATACCGCCCTGGAATTCACCCGGGCCGAAGTGGTATGGGCCGCCCGCGCCGAAATGGCTCGTACCGTGGAAGACGTGCTGGCCCGCCGGGTGCGGGTGCTGTTCCTGGATGCCGCGGCGGCTATGCGGGTGGCCCCGCTGGTAGCGGCGCTGCTGGCCGAGGAGCTGGGTCAGGACGCCGCCTGGCAAACCCGGCAGGTAACCGAGTTTCGGGAGTTGGCCCGGGGGTATTTGCTGACGGCTGCTCCGGGGAAAGAAGCGGCTCCATCATAG
- a CDS encoding MIP/aquaporin family protein — MTPFTAELVGSALLLTLGNGVVANVVLKDTKGHGSGWLVITTAWALSVYVGVVVAGPVSGAHLNPAVTLGLAVAGKFAWNLVPEYMLAQFLGSFLGATLVWLLYKDHFDRTLEPRLKLAVFCTGPAIRNHGSNLFNELIGTLVLVFTVLYITGAEITATHAAVGLGSVGALPVALLVWVIGLGLGGTTGYGINPSRDFAPRLAHALLPVQGKGSSEWSYGWIPVVGPLLGAWPRLCSTCGWAKRLTEQRG, encoded by the coding sequence ATGACGCCATTCACCGCCGAGCTGGTTGGCTCGGCCCTCCTGCTCACTTTAGGCAATGGCGTAGTGGCCAACGTAGTACTCAAAGACACCAAGGGCCACGGTAGCGGCTGGCTGGTCATTACTACAGCCTGGGCCCTGTCGGTGTACGTGGGCGTGGTGGTAGCCGGCCCGGTAAGCGGGGCCCACCTGAATCCGGCCGTGACGCTGGGGCTGGCCGTGGCGGGCAAGTTTGCCTGGAACCTGGTGCCCGAATATATGCTGGCGCAGTTTCTGGGCTCTTTTCTGGGCGCCACGCTGGTATGGCTGCTCTACAAGGACCACTTCGACCGGACGCTGGAGCCGCGGCTGAAGCTGGCCGTATTCTGCACCGGCCCCGCTATCCGCAACCACGGCTCCAACCTGTTCAATGAGCTGATAGGAACGCTAGTACTGGTTTTCACCGTCCTCTACATCACCGGGGCCGAAATTACGGCGACCCACGCGGCCGTGGGCTTAGGGTCGGTGGGGGCGCTGCCGGTGGCGCTGCTGGTGTGGGTTATCGGGCTGGGGCTGGGCGGCACCACGGGCTACGGCATCAACCCCTCCCGCGACTTTGCGCCCCGCCTGGCCCACGCCCTGCTGCCCGTGCAGGGCAAGGGTTCGAGCGAGTGGAGCTACGGCTGGATTCCGGTGGTAGGGCCGCTGCTGGGGGCGTGGCCGCGGCTTTGCTCTACCTGTGGCTGGGCTAAGCGTTTGACCGAGCAACGCGGCTAG
- a CDS encoding peptidase MA family metallohydrolase: MNSEKKSVRRLLPFFLVAGILLLTRSSLAQQGFPQYYEYLNLTQKADSLKRARQYPQAASFYGRAARVKIEKGIPIPPTESQYQAAQAWSQANKADSAFHYLSVLARQGFAQADTLRRDIHFNGLHADARWMPVLARVDGNAARERRLAQVYRERTEFKRPGDEVVFNPPPAYVRQFIYNDTLALTSVNYANFRLFFRGNSYSATHLPALKDQLASAWPRILSVLQVPAYQKGVYLTLVDSKQELKELTGLSPAGGFALVGQDAAFLVNSPTRRLQAKHEIFHLLANEVWGVCQSRLLNEGGAVFCDNECWYENPIYSLNAYFLQTGKLLPLSGLINDFDNVARTNQVVAYLQSAALFKYLYEQYGVNRMKQLWRSGFGSFQAIYGFSLSRLEKEWKAYIRKNAPPKAMDWDKVSKEGCG, from the coding sequence ATGAACAGTGAGAAAAAGTCGGTTCGCCGGCTACTGCCGTTTTTCCTGGTAGCCGGTATTCTACTGCTTACCCGAAGCAGCTTGGCGCAGCAAGGATTTCCGCAGTACTACGAATACCTAAACCTAACCCAGAAAGCCGACTCCTTGAAACGGGCTCGACAGTACCCCCAGGCGGCTAGCTTCTATGGACGGGCGGCGCGAGTGAAAATTGAGAAGGGCATTCCTATTCCGCCTACGGAAAGCCAATACCAGGCCGCCCAGGCATGGTCGCAAGCCAATAAGGCCGACAGCGCCTTTCACTACCTGAGCGTTTTGGCCCGCCAGGGATTCGCGCAGGCCGATACCTTGCGCCGGGACATTCACTTCAACGGGTTGCACGCCGATGCCCGGTGGATGCCCGTTCTGGCCCGCGTCGACGGCAACGCCGCCCGGGAGCGTCGCTTGGCGCAGGTGTACCGCGAGCGGACGGAGTTTAAGAGGCCCGGTGACGAGGTCGTGTTTAACCCGCCGCCAGCCTACGTACGGCAGTTCATTTATAATGACACCCTGGCCCTGACGTCGGTTAACTACGCCAACTTTCGCCTCTTTTTTCGCGGCAACTCCTACTCCGCAACCCACCTGCCGGCGCTCAAAGACCAGCTTGCCAGTGCGTGGCCCCGTATTCTGAGCGTGCTGCAGGTGCCCGCCTACCAGAAAGGCGTGTACCTGACCCTGGTTGATTCCAAACAGGAGCTGAAAGAGCTGACCGGCCTTAGCCCGGCTGGTGGTTTTGCGTTGGTTGGTCAGGATGCGGCCTTTCTCGTCAACAGTCCTACCCGCCGGCTACAGGCCAAGCACGAAATTTTTCATCTTCTCGCCAACGAGGTGTGGGGCGTTTGTCAGTCCCGGCTGCTCAACGAAGGCGGGGCCGTCTTCTGCGACAATGAGTGCTGGTACGAGAATCCTATTTATAGCCTTAATGCTTACTTTCTGCAAACCGGTAAGCTGCTGCCGCTTTCCGGTTTAATCAACGACTTCGACAATGTTGCCCGCACCAACCAGGTGGTGGCTTACCTGCAAAGTGCCGCGCTGTTTAAGTACCTCTACGAGCAGTATGGCGTCAACCGGATGAAGCAACTATGGCGCAGCGGCTTTGGTAGCTTTCAAGCCATCTACGGCTTTTCCCTGAGTCGGCTGGAAAAGGAATGGAAGGCGTATATCCGCAAAAATGCCCCTCCGAAGGCTATGGATTGGGACAAAGTAAGCAAAGAAGGCTGCGGCTAG
- a CDS encoding ChaN family lipoprotein, with protein sequence MLKKLLLLPLVLTLLSFRADEKPAYRLFTGAGKPAAYDKMLKELAAADVVFFGEQHNDPIGHWLELQLTKDLLRLRQGQLVLGLEMFERDVQPVVDGYATGELDDKAFEEQSRPWPNYGTDYKPLLQLARQQKFRVVGTNVPRRYASQVAKGSLTALNELPATEKAWFVPLPLTVDYALPGYQNMAKMFGGDAAHAAGVQNIIQAQALKDATMAYFLNQARPEGHLLLHINGSYHSDNHDGILAYLRPYNPKLKVKTISTVTQEQLSKLEAEHAQKADFVLVVPQDMTKTY encoded by the coding sequence ATGCTGAAAAAACTCCTGCTCCTTCCACTGGTGCTCACCCTGCTCAGCTTCCGCGCCGACGAGAAGCCGGCTTACCGCCTCTTTACCGGCGCCGGTAAGCCCGCCGCCTACGACAAGATGCTCAAGGAACTGGCCGCCGCCGACGTGGTTTTCTTCGGCGAGCAGCACAACGACCCGATTGGCCACTGGCTGGAATTGCAACTCACCAAAGACCTGCTCCGGCTGCGGCAGGGTCAGTTGGTGCTGGGTTTGGAAATGTTTGAGCGCGACGTGCAGCCGGTAGTCGACGGCTACGCCACGGGAGAGCTGGATGATAAGGCGTTTGAAGAGCAAAGCCGGCCCTGGCCCAACTATGGCACCGACTACAAGCCCCTGCTGCAACTGGCCCGGCAGCAGAAATTCCGGGTAGTGGGCACCAACGTGCCGCGGCGCTACGCTTCCCAGGTCGCCAAGGGCAGCCTCACGGCCCTGAATGAGCTGCCCGCCACCGAAAAAGCCTGGTTCGTGCCCTTACCGCTAACGGTGGACTATGCGTTGCCCGGCTACCAGAACATGGCGAAGATGTTTGGCGGCGACGCGGCCCACGCCGCTGGGGTGCAGAACATCATCCAGGCCCAGGCCCTGAAGGATGCCACCATGGCCTACTTCCTCAATCAGGCCCGTCCGGAAGGTCACTTACTGCTGCATATTAACGGCAGCTACCACTCTGACAACCACGACGGAATTCTGGCCTACCTGCGCCCGTATAACCCCAAGCTTAAGGTGAAAACCATCAGCACCGTGACCCAGGAGCAGCTAAGCAAGCTGGAAGCGGAGCACGCCCAAAAGGCCGATTTCGTGCTGGTGGTGCCCCAGGACATGACCAAAACCTATTAA
- a CDS encoding GNAT family N-acetyltransferase, with product MRYREAQLSDIPQLMQVRLAVRENRLSDPARVPYEAYVDYLTRRGRGWVCEVENRIVGFAIVDVQDHSIWALFLLPDYEARGIGKTLHDQLLTWYFQQTQHPIWLSTTPAPAPKNSTAARAGKKPAGRRAGRYGSSGLNR from the coding sequence ATGCGTTACCGCGAAGCCCAGCTCTCCGACATTCCCCAACTCATGCAAGTGCGCCTGGCCGTGCGCGAAAACCGCCTGTCCGACCCCGCCCGCGTCCCCTACGAAGCCTACGTCGACTACCTCACCCGCCGCGGCCGGGGCTGGGTCTGCGAAGTCGAAAACCGCATCGTCGGCTTCGCCATCGTCGATGTGCAGGACCACAGCATCTGGGCCCTGTTCCTGCTCCCCGACTACGAAGCCCGGGGCATCGGCAAAACCCTCCACGACCAGCTGCTCACCTGGTACTTCCAGCAAACCCAGCACCCCATCTGGCTCAGCACTACCCCGGCACCCGCGCCGAAGAATTCTACCGCCGCCAGGGCTGGCAAGAAACCGGCCGGACGTCGAGCGGGGAGGTACGGTTCGAGCGGGCTGAATAGATAA
- a CDS encoding antibiotic biosynthesis monooxygenase family protein: protein MPTTITRIWHGTTAAHHAEPYLRYLEASGLADYKTTPGNLGVQVLRRLDGDICHFWTVSRWDSYESIQGFAGPDYEKARYYPEDAQYLLEFEPTVLHCETFEY from the coding sequence ATGCCCACCACCATCACCCGCATCTGGCACGGCACTACCGCTGCCCACCACGCCGAACCCTACCTGCGCTACCTCGAAGCCTCCGGCCTGGCCGACTATAAAACCACCCCCGGCAACCTCGGCGTGCAGGTTCTGCGCCGCCTCGACGGCGACATCTGCCACTTCTGGACCGTTAGCCGCTGGGACAGCTACGAGAGCATCCAGGGCTTCGCCGGCCCCGACTACGAAAAAGCCCGCTACTACCCCGAAGACGCCCAGTACCTGCTCGAGTTCGAGCCCACCGTACTCCACTGCGAAACCTTCGAGTATTAG
- a CDS encoding HesB/IscA family protein produces MATAVSTKIAPITLTPGALVEVRNIIEDKKVPTEYGLRIGVQGGGCSGMSYLLGFDKAKDNDEVYDLDGLKLIMDKKHAMYVLGMEVDFQDGLNARGFVFNNPQAKSTCGCGSSFSA; encoded by the coding sequence ATGGCAACGGCCGTTTCAACTAAGATTGCTCCCATCACCCTCACGCCGGGGGCATTGGTCGAGGTAAGAAATATCATCGAGGACAAGAAAGTGCCGACCGAATACGGTCTGCGCATCGGCGTGCAGGGTGGTGGCTGCTCGGGCATGAGCTACCTGCTGGGCTTCGATAAAGCCAAGGACAACGACGAAGTCTACGACCTCGACGGCCTGAAGCTCATCATGGATAAAAAGCACGCTATGTACGTGCTGGGCATGGAAGTCGACTTCCAGGACGGCCTCAACGCCCGCGGCTTCGTGTTCAACAACCCCCAGGCCAAGAGCACCTGCGGCTGCGGCTCGTCTTTCTCAGCCTAA
- a CDS encoding penicillin acylase family protein produces the protein MQQKSSRSTLFPACFFLTVAALLSFSGARAQAFTPAEIARWQQQAKQVIIVRDNWGVPHVTGKTDADAVFGLLYAQCEDDFARVEDNYIVNIGRLAEVEGEAAIYQDLRARLFLDSTQAISIYQKSPAWMKQLLNAFADGTNFYLYSHPTVKPRLLRRFQPWMPLMFSEGSIGGNISVVPLERLKNFYSQRKSTSWVRPDFERPDREPVGSNGFAIAPAKSASGHALLLINPHTSFYFRPEVQMTSAAGLNAYGAVTWGQFFVYQGFNEHCGWMHTSSFADSMDEYLETVEPQKDGKLMYRYGGKLRPVQTAKMSIAYKQADGTLARKEFTTYRTHHGPVVGQQAENKWVTVRMMDTPLEALEQSYLRTKATDYASFQKVMQLNGNASNNTVFADSKGTIAYWHGNFMPRRDPQFDWSMPVDGSNPKTDWQGLHKVEEIVQVKNPGSGWIQNCNSTPFTVSGPSSPKREQYPAYMAPDAENYRGINAVRVLSRKPMFTLDTLIAAAKDPYLAGFEELLPALAKDFQFVLDSSNPPDGEILEAMKLLRGWDKRYSKTSVAQTLAIYWGERIQKLARTRVTPDMRLDNLSFTAFVIAKTTPTEKVTALQETLDELTKDFGTWKMPWGEVNRFQRLTGKIQETFDDTKPSLPVAFTSSAWGSLAAFGARPAPNTKKRYGYVGNSFIAVVEFGPRVKARSVLAGGNSNQPTSAHFTDQAGLYVEENFKDVLFYPEDIRQHTERTYSPGQ, from the coding sequence ATGCAGCAAAAATCTTCTCGCTCTACGCTTTTCCCCGCCTGCTTTTTCCTGACTGTTGCGGCGCTGCTTAGCTTTTCCGGCGCCCGGGCTCAGGCCTTTACCCCGGCCGAAATTGCCCGCTGGCAGCAGCAGGCCAAGCAGGTCATCATCGTGCGCGACAATTGGGGCGTGCCCCACGTGACGGGCAAAACCGACGCTGACGCCGTGTTTGGCCTGCTTTACGCCCAGTGCGAGGACGACTTTGCCCGGGTCGAGGACAACTACATCGTCAATATCGGGCGGCTGGCCGAGGTGGAAGGCGAGGCCGCCATCTACCAGGATCTGCGGGCCCGGCTGTTTCTGGACTCCACCCAGGCCATCAGCATCTACCAGAAAAGCCCGGCCTGGATGAAGCAGCTGCTCAACGCCTTTGCCGATGGCACCAACTTCTACCTCTACTCCCACCCCACCGTGAAGCCCCGGCTGCTGCGCCGCTTTCAGCCCTGGATGCCGCTCATGTTCAGTGAAGGCAGCATCGGCGGCAACATCAGCGTGGTACCCCTGGAGCGGCTCAAGAACTTTTACAGCCAGCGCAAGTCCACGTCGTGGGTGCGGCCCGACTTCGAGCGGCCCGACCGGGAGCCGGTGGGTTCCAACGGCTTTGCTATTGCGCCCGCCAAAAGCGCCAGCGGCCACGCCCTGCTGCTGATTAACCCGCATACCTCGTTTTACTTCCGACCCGAGGTGCAGATGACCAGCGCCGCGGGCCTGAACGCCTACGGGGCCGTGACTTGGGGGCAGTTTTTCGTGTACCAGGGCTTTAATGAGCACTGCGGCTGGATGCACACCTCCAGCTTCGCTGACTCGATGGACGAGTACCTGGAAACGGTGGAGCCGCAGAAAGACGGCAAGCTTATGTACCGCTACGGCGGCAAGCTGCGCCCGGTGCAGACGGCCAAGATGTCTATTGCCTACAAGCAAGCCGACGGCACGCTGGCCCGCAAGGAATTTACGACCTACCGCACCCACCACGGGCCGGTAGTGGGCCAGCAGGCCGAGAACAAGTGGGTGACGGTGCGCATGATGGACACCCCGCTCGAGGCTCTGGAACAGTCGTACCTGCGCACCAAGGCCACGGATTACGCCTCGTTTCAGAAGGTGATGCAGCTTAATGGCAACGCCTCCAATAATACCGTGTTTGCCGACAGCAAGGGCACCATTGCCTACTGGCACGGCAACTTCATGCCCCGGCGCGACCCGCAGTTCGACTGGAGCATGCCCGTGGATGGCAGCAACCCTAAAACCGACTGGCAAGGCTTGCACAAGGTGGAGGAAATTGTGCAGGTGAAAAACCCGGGCAGCGGCTGGATTCAGAACTGCAACTCCACGCCCTTCACCGTCTCGGGGCCGAGCAGCCCCAAGCGGGAGCAGTACCCGGCCTACATGGCCCCCGACGCGGAAAACTACCGGGGCATCAACGCCGTGCGGGTGCTGAGCCGCAAGCCAATGTTCACGCTCGACACGCTGATTGCCGCCGCCAAAGACCCCTACCTGGCCGGCTTCGAGGAGCTGCTTCCGGCGTTGGCCAAGGACTTTCAGTTTGTGCTCGACAGCTCCAATCCGCCCGATGGCGAGATTCTGGAGGCCATGAAGCTGCTGCGGGGCTGGGACAAGCGCTACAGCAAAACTTCGGTGGCCCAGACGCTGGCCATTTACTGGGGCGAGAGAATCCAGAAGCTGGCCCGCACCCGCGTGACGCCCGATATGCGCCTGGACAACCTCTCGTTTACGGCCTTTGTTATTGCCAAAACGACGCCGACGGAGAAGGTAACGGCTTTGCAGGAAACCCTGGACGAGCTGACCAAGGACTTTGGCACCTGGAAGATGCCCTGGGGCGAAGTGAACCGCTTCCAGCGCCTGACCGGCAAGATTCAGGAAACCTTTGATGATACGAAGCCCAGTCTGCCGGTAGCCTTTACTTCCTCAGCCTGGGGCTCGTTGGCCGCGTTTGGGGCCAGACCGGCACCCAACACCAAGAAGCGCTACGGCTATGTGGGCAACAGCTTTATTGCCGTGGTGGAGTTTGGGCCGCGGGTGAAGGCCCGCTCGGTGCTGGCCGGGGGCAACAGCAACCAGCCCACCTCGGCCCACTTCACCGACCAGGCCGGGCTCTACGTGGAGGAAAACTTCAAGGACGTGCTCTTCTACCCCGAGGACATCCGCCAGCACACCGAGCGCACCTACTCGCCCGGGCAGTAG